One Mycobacterium kubicae genomic window carries:
- a CDS encoding serine/threonine protein kinase PknE yields the protein MGDTAESREGTQVGPYRLRRLVGSGAMGDVYEAEDTVRERVVALKLMSRSLSGDPVFRARMQREARTAGRLQEPHVVPIHDYGEIDGQLYVDMRLIDGKDLAATIKRYGPLPPPRAVAIVRQIGSALDAAHAAGVTHRDVKPENILISANDFAYLVDFGIASATNDEKLTQLGSTVGTLYYMAPERFSDGEVTYRADIYALACVLYECLIGSPPFRGDQLSAMGAHLHQPIPRPSAARAGIPVAFDEVIARGMAKDPADRYATCGDLSAAAYAALTTPDQDRASDILQRSQEAQLPAGFANPSAFYPPPTHTPSSHSVPPGSAWPAPSGAWSPAAPSAVAPGHQTGWAGAPPWGQPPQPSGGLLRKPWLWAGLAVVVVLALAGALIVALVHPPRPGPPGPTSASPSAAPPDAVQLQVLNDGVLVGSSTAPNTIDVFNEPMCPPCGAFIRSYATDIDAAVNGRKLAVRYHLLNFLDDKSHTKNYSTRAVAATYCVAAQNDPKAYTSFYYGLFASDFQPQEGAASDRTDAELAHLAQTSGANTSALNCIKSGADLGTAQAKATNADATLASLNASGTPFVWDGSKSINMQDPSWLTKLTG from the coding sequence ATGGGTGACACCGCGGAATCGCGGGAAGGTACGCAAGTCGGACCGTATCGGTTGCGACGGCTGGTAGGTAGCGGCGCCATGGGCGACGTCTACGAAGCCGAAGACACCGTGCGTGAGCGCGTGGTTGCGCTGAAGCTGATGTCGCGGTCGCTGTCCGGCGACCCGGTCTTCCGAGCCCGCATGCAGCGCGAGGCGCGCACGGCCGGACGTCTGCAGGAACCGCATGTGGTTCCGATTCACGACTACGGCGAGATCGACGGCCAACTGTATGTGGACATGCGCCTGATCGACGGCAAGGACCTTGCCGCAACGATCAAGCGCTATGGTCCGCTGCCCCCGCCGCGGGCGGTGGCCATAGTGCGCCAGATCGGGTCGGCGCTGGACGCCGCGCACGCCGCCGGTGTCACTCACCGGGATGTCAAGCCGGAGAACATCCTGATCAGTGCCAACGACTTCGCCTATCTGGTCGACTTCGGAATCGCCAGCGCCACCAACGACGAGAAGTTGACCCAACTGGGCAGCACGGTCGGGACTCTGTACTACATGGCGCCGGAGCGCTTCAGTGACGGCGAAGTCACCTACCGGGCCGACATCTACGCATTGGCGTGCGTGCTCTACGAGTGCTTGATCGGGTCGCCGCCGTTCCGGGGCGATCAGCTCAGTGCGATGGGAGCCCATCTTCATCAACCGATCCCACGGCCCAGCGCCGCCCGGGCGGGCATCCCGGTCGCTTTCGACGAAGTGATCGCCCGTGGCATGGCCAAAGATCCGGCCGACCGGTATGCGACTTGCGGTGATCTGTCCGCAGCCGCCTATGCGGCACTGACGACGCCCGACCAGGATCGGGCCAGCGACATCTTGCAACGCAGCCAAGAGGCACAACTGCCAGCGGGATTCGCCAATCCTTCCGCTTTCTATCCACCGCCCACCCACACACCGTCGAGCCATAGTGTGCCGCCGGGTTCGGCCTGGCCGGCACCCTCGGGTGCGTGGTCACCGGCCGCCCCCAGCGCCGTGGCGCCTGGGCACCAGACGGGGTGGGCCGGGGCTCCGCCATGGGGTCAGCCGCCGCAGCCGAGCGGTGGGTTGTTGCGCAAGCCGTGGTTATGGGCCGGTCTGGCCGTCGTCGTGGTGCTGGCCCTCGCCGGCGCCCTCATCGTCGCGCTCGTGCATCCGCCCCGTCCCGGTCCGCCGGGGCCGACGTCAGCGTCGCCTTCCGCGGCGCCGCCGGACGCGGTGCAGCTGCAAGTTCTCAATGACGGTGTGCTGGTTGGCAGTTCGACGGCACCGAACACTATCGATGTGTTCAACGAACCGATGTGTCCGCCGTGCGGCGCCTTCATTCGGTCATATGCGACCGACATCGACGCCGCGGTGAACGGCAGGAAGTTGGCGGTGCGCTACCACCTGCTCAACTTCCTCGACGACAAGTCGCACACCAAGAATTACTCGACCCGCGCGGTTGCAGCCACCTACTGCGTCGCCGCGCAGAACGACCCGAAGGCCTACACCAGCTTCTACTACGGCCTCTTCGCGAGCGACTTCCAGCCGCAAGAGGGCGCGGCCTCCGACCGCACCGACGCCGAGCTTGCCCATCTGGCACAGACCAGCGGTGCCAATACTTCGGCCCTCAACTGCATCAAGTCCGGCGCCGACCTGGGCACCGCTCAAGCAAAAGCCACCAACGCCGACGCGACGCTGGCGAGCCTCAACGCCAGCGGTACGCCGTTCGTATGGGACGGATCCAAGTCCATCAACATGCAAGATCCCAGCTGGCTGACGAAGCTGACCGGCTGA
- a CDS encoding MFS transporter, producing MSASAQTGTITTQVPARLDRLPWSKFHWRIVVGLGGVWILDGLEVTMVGNVSSRLTEKGSGINLTPAQIGVAAAFYIAGACVGALFFGHLTDRFGRRNLFILTLAVYLVATVATAFAFAPWYFYLARFLTGSGIGGEYAAINSAIDELIPARVRGRVDLIINGTYWLGSAAGAAGSLLLLNTSYFPQNIGWRLAFGIGAIFGIFVLLVRRNVPESPRWLFIHNRDREAEEIVGQIEADVQRHTGKPLPEPRGEPLRIRQRETISFREIARVAFTLYPQRAVLGLALFIGQAFLYNGVTFNLGTLLSGFYGVASDKVPLFFILWALSNFAGPLLLGHLFDTVGRKKMITMSYIGSAAVAVVLAVVFLTQTGGVWTFIGVLAVTFFLASAGASAAYLTVSEIFPMETRALAIAFFYALGTAIGGITGPLLFGQLIESGQRGHVVWSFLIGAAVMAIGGLVELWLGVAAEQRPLEELALPLTVADAEREDNADKTSS from the coding sequence ATGAGCGCGAGCGCGCAAACCGGGACCATCACCACACAGGTACCCGCACGACTCGACCGGCTCCCGTGGTCGAAGTTTCACTGGCGGATCGTCGTTGGCCTCGGTGGCGTGTGGATTCTCGACGGGCTCGAGGTCACCATGGTCGGTAACGTGTCGTCGCGGTTGACCGAGAAGGGCAGCGGCATCAATCTCACCCCGGCACAGATCGGTGTGGCGGCGGCCTTCTACATCGCCGGCGCCTGCGTGGGCGCCTTGTTCTTCGGTCACCTCACCGACCGATTCGGCCGTCGCAATCTATTCATACTGACCCTTGCGGTGTACCTGGTTGCCACGGTGGCAACCGCTTTCGCCTTCGCTCCTTGGTACTTCTACCTCGCGCGCTTCCTGACCGGTTCCGGTATCGGCGGTGAGTACGCCGCGATCAATTCGGCCATCGACGAGCTCATTCCGGCACGGGTGCGCGGTCGAGTCGACCTCATCATCAACGGAACCTATTGGTTGGGGTCGGCCGCCGGGGCCGCCGGCTCTCTGCTCCTACTCAACACCTCCTATTTTCCGCAAAACATCGGATGGCGACTCGCCTTCGGTATCGGTGCGATTTTCGGCATTTTCGTCCTGCTGGTTCGGCGCAATGTTCCGGAAAGTCCGCGCTGGTTGTTCATCCACAACCGCGACCGGGAGGCCGAGGAAATCGTCGGTCAGATCGAAGCCGATGTGCAGCGGCACACCGGCAAACCGCTTCCCGAACCGCGAGGTGAACCCCTCAGAATCCGCCAGCGCGAGACCATCTCATTCCGCGAGATCGCTCGGGTGGCCTTCACCCTGTATCCGCAGCGCGCGGTCCTGGGGTTGGCGTTGTTCATCGGGCAGGCGTTTCTCTACAACGGCGTGACGTTCAACCTGGGCACTCTGTTGAGCGGCTTTTATGGCGTCGCCTCCGACAAAGTGCCGCTGTTCTTCATTTTGTGGGCGTTGAGTAATTTTGCCGGCCCGCTTTTGTTGGGTCACCTGTTCGACACGGTCGGCCGGAAAAAGATGATCACCATGTCATACATCGGTTCTGCCGCCGTGGCGGTTGTGCTCGCCGTGGTGTTCCTTACCCAAACGGGCGGGGTATGGACCTTCATCGGCGTCCTCGCGGTGACGTTCTTTCTGGCATCCGCCGGCGCCAGCGCGGCGTATCTGACCGTCAGCGAGATCTTCCCGATGGAGACTCGGGCGCTGGCGATCGCTTTCTTCTACGCGTTGGGAACGGCGATCGGAGGCATCACCGGTCCGCTGCTGTTCGGTCAGCTGATCGAGTCGGGGCAGCGCGGCCACGTCGTCTGGTCGTTCCTCATCGGGGCTGCGGTCATGGCAATCGGCGGCTTGGTCGAATTGTGGCTGGGTGTGGCCGCCGAGCAACGCCCGCTCGAGGAGTTGGCGTTGCCATTGACGGTGGCCGACGCCGAACGGGAGGACAACGCAGACAAGACGTCGAGCTGA
- a CDS encoding glycoside hydrolase, with amino-acid sequence MGTAVLANGRGRWLAVAASLVVSAAMVYAQAQTPPRHVEVQAQAQAPTATASPPAGATHTASPAEAEILAANAPMAAQDFQLSLPAGVASEQGLQVKTIWAARAISVLFPQIKTIFGYRQDALKWHPNGLAIDVMIPNHESPEGIELGTQIAGYALANAKRWGISHVIWRQKIYPGVGSGSWTADYGSETLNHYDHVHIATDGGGYPTGHETYYIASMTPPPPE; translated from the coding sequence GTGGGCACAGCCGTGTTAGCCAACGGCAGAGGCCGCTGGTTGGCAGTCGCGGCCTCACTCGTCGTTTCTGCCGCCATGGTCTATGCGCAAGCCCAAACGCCGCCGCGTCATGTTGAGGTCCAGGCCCAGGCCCAGGCCCCGACGGCGACCGCCTCCCCACCGGCCGGTGCAACGCACACCGCCAGTCCCGCCGAAGCGGAGATTCTTGCGGCGAACGCGCCAATGGCCGCCCAGGATTTTCAGCTCTCCTTGCCCGCCGGTGTGGCATCGGAGCAGGGATTGCAAGTCAAGACGATCTGGGCGGCGCGGGCTATCAGCGTGCTCTTCCCTCAGATCAAGACCATCTTCGGGTACCGGCAAGATGCGTTGAAGTGGCACCCCAACGGTTTGGCCATCGACGTGATGATCCCGAACCACGAGTCGCCAGAAGGTATCGAGCTCGGGACTCAGATCGCCGGCTATGCCCTGGCGAACGCGAAGCGATGGGGTATCTCCCACGTGATCTGGCGGCAGAAGATCTACCCTGGCGTTGGCTCGGGTAGCTGGACCGCGGACTACGGGTCAGAAACGCTGAACCACTACGACCATGTGCATATTGCGACTGACGGCGGCGGATATCCGACGGGGCACGAGACGTATTACATCGCGTCGATGACCCCTCCGCCGCCAGAATGA
- the mmaA2 gene encoding cyclopropane mycolic acid synthase MmaA2: MPEQLTPHFDDVQAHYDLSDDFFRLFLDPTQTYSCAYFERDDMTLEEAQLAKIDLALGKLGLQPGMTLLDVGCGWGATMRRAIDKYDVNVVGLTLSKNQAAHVQKCFDEMDTERTRRVLLNGWEQFDEPVDRIVSIGAFEHFGHDRYDDFFALAYRILPADGVMLLHTITGLTRQEMTDTGLPITMGLLRFLKFIQTEIFPGGHPPTIEMVEEQSAKAGFALTRRQSLRLHYARTLDTWAASLESRKDQAVEIQSDEVYERYMKYLTGCAELFRDGYIDVNQFTLQK; this comes from the coding sequence ATGCCCGAGCAACTGACGCCGCACTTCGATGACGTGCAGGCCCACTACGACTTGTCCGACGATTTCTTCCGGCTGTTCCTCGATCCGACGCAGACCTACAGTTGCGCCTACTTCGAGCGCGACGACATGACGCTGGAAGAGGCCCAGCTCGCCAAGATCGATCTGGCGCTGGGCAAGCTGGGTCTGCAGCCCGGGATGACGCTGCTCGACGTGGGCTGCGGCTGGGGAGCCACCATGCGCCGCGCGATCGACAAGTACGACGTCAACGTCGTGGGGCTGACCTTGTCGAAGAACCAGGCCGCGCACGTGCAGAAGTGCTTCGACGAGATGGACACCGAGCGCACCCGGCGGGTGCTGCTCAACGGCTGGGAGCAGTTCGACGAGCCCGTCGACCGCATCGTGTCCATCGGCGCCTTCGAGCACTTCGGCCACGACCGCTACGACGACTTCTTCGCCCTGGCATACCGAATCCTGCCCGCCGACGGCGTCATGCTGCTGCACACCATCACCGGACTCACCAGGCAAGAGATGACCGACACCGGCCTGCCGATCACGATGGGCCTGTTGCGGTTCCTCAAGTTCATTCAAACGGAGATCTTCCCGGGCGGGCATCCGCCGACCATCGAGATGGTCGAGGAGCAGTCGGCCAAGGCGGGCTTCGCCCTGACGCGCCGGCAGTCGCTGCGTCTGCACTATGCCCGGACGTTGGACACCTGGGCCGCTTCCCTCGAGTCGCGCAAAGACCAGGCCGTCGAAATCCAATCCGACGAGGTCTACGAGCGCTACATGAAGTACCTGACCGGCTGCGCCGAGTTGTTCCGGGACGGCTACATCGACGTCAACCAGTTCACTTTGCAGAAATGA
- a CDS encoding DUF4383 domain-containing protein: MKWSFAQVGLLVISAFHVVQAVIGLIAEPSFATGPSAPTIQLLGMDYNGWHAVAGLALFGPGFAFAMRKSWSVLYLLLAAIAGALPGIWAFFSHQVAYVFTFPNNTTDAVVHLVTAAVMVSVAAIQIRIDGGLKNSLSDLRQSASGR; this comes from the coding sequence ATGAAGTGGAGCTTCGCCCAAGTCGGCCTGCTGGTCATCAGCGCTTTTCACGTCGTTCAGGCGGTGATCGGCCTGATCGCCGAACCAAGCTTCGCGACCGGACCCAGCGCCCCGACCATCCAACTGCTCGGCATGGATTACAACGGCTGGCATGCCGTCGCCGGTTTGGCGTTGTTCGGGCCGGGTTTCGCGTTCGCGATGCGCAAGTCGTGGTCGGTGCTGTATCTATTGCTGGCCGCGATAGCCGGTGCGCTGCCGGGTATTTGGGCGTTCTTCTCCCATCAGGTCGCTTATGTCTTCACCTTCCCCAACAACACCACCGACGCGGTAGTGCACCTGGTCACTGCGGCGGTGATGGTGTCGGTTGCCGCCATCCAGATCCGCATCGATGGCGGGTTGAAGAATTCGTTGAGCGATCTACGGCAATCGGCTAGCGGCCGCTGA
- a CDS encoding STAS domain-containing protein yields the protein MATQLSVNTDRGVDGRPRVTATGEIDLSNIEQFTQALSSASEGTRNPITIDLSAVRYVDSAGINALFDHADEVDRLRVIVHPLMVRVLTISGFSKIATVEMTSAADNS from the coding sequence ATGGCCACGCAGCTCTCCGTGAACACCGACCGTGGTGTGGACGGGCGGCCGAGAGTGACCGCGACGGGGGAGATCGATCTCAGCAACATCGAACAATTCACTCAAGCGCTCAGCTCCGCCAGTGAGGGCACCCGCAACCCGATCACCATCGACCTCAGCGCGGTGAGGTACGTGGACAGCGCGGGCATCAACGCCCTGTTCGATCACGCGGATGAAGTCGACCGGCTGCGAGTCATCGTGCATCCGTTGATGGTTCGGGTCCTCACCATCAGTGGATTCAGCAAGATCGCGACCGTCGAGATGACCTCGGCCGCTGACAATAGCTAG
- a CDS encoding SpoIIE family protein phosphatase: MVFRAGQEIGRDLAAVDWASTPLGPVDDWPQSLRTAVNILLASRFPMWMGWGPELTFFCNDAYRRDTLGRKYPWALGRPASEVWAEIWPDVGPRVEHVLSTGEATWDEALLLILERSGYPEESYHTFSYSPLRDEDARVVGMLCVVSEDTARVIAQRRMAMLRDLGSDPSVVRTEREMLNFAADQLANNPYDLPFTATYLFGDDGHAQLAGVSGISPGHPAAPETLTRDGDSIWPLENAEQGQTQLVDLAGRATDLPAGAWRKPPIQAVVVPLLQQGGAPVGFLVAGLNRYRPFDDGYRGFIELVAGHIAAGVVSARSYRAQQQRAEELAELDRAKTTFFSNISHEFRTPLTLILGPVDELRTKATGIDDRTRQELELVHRNGLRLAKLVNTLLDFSRIQAGRMQALFEPVDVASLTAELASVFRSAIERAGLTFTVDCPPLDEPVYLDREMWEKVILNLLSNALKFTFEGSITVRVGREGAEAVVTVSDTGIGVPATEIPRLFERFHRVESSRARSTEGSGIGLALVRELVGLHGGTITAESVEGSGTAFTVRVPFGTAHLPADEIGSPQSARAVSGVIAQPYVQEALRWLPSGTTPADTGTTATMTAITPAEKVGERIHVVVADDNADMREYLTNLLRTSGYEVTDVTDGSQALEVIRSQLPELVISDVMMPNLDGLQLLAALRNDPRTAALPVLLLSARAGQEASIEGLLAGADDYLVKPFAAAELLARVRANVELARLRGHQSRWRAALVDSLQEAFFVCDEDGAVIEINTAFTEILGYGPEGLPYHPVHPWWPNKETDSEAFRQVEVAFEGMLSDTHGTFTAPITHRDGQRRWVAVTFNHAEDPDSGRRVMVGTFRDVTAEHYLVQRQTALAALNQQLAQADTLDDALHEATAELLRLWQARRILAITFGDAGKTVPPHVVCAGEPAQWSDLPAQLQQRISSLREGDLLTPLAEEAGAAGIALQHPNGVLVIWVELAEHRPFTPEDQTLLTVLSGRLGQGLQRVYQLDQQRETAVALQHAMLGPASLPEGFAVRYHPASRPLKVGGDWYDVVDIDKGRVALIVGDCVGHGLSAATVMGQLRSACRALLLEQTSPSAALTGLDRFAARLPGARCTTAFCAVLTLDTGELVYSSAGHPPPILVHADGTKARLDGGHGLPLALRPDWSRTEARVTMPPRATLLLYTDGLVERRGRSIDDGMDRAADVVHGGRSDSIDEVADNLMSRLEPGGGYPDDVAVLLYRQPAPLTMRFVADANHLGPSRAALRSWLRQAGVEPEQIQDVLIAAGEAVANAIEHGHRDRPEGTVLLQATAVVDRLWVTVTDSGSWKPPRQTPGVSRGRGITLMRGLMEDLSIHSDDTGTTVQMYARIA, encoded by the coding sequence GTGGTCTTCCGCGCAGGCCAGGAGATCGGACGTGATCTTGCCGCCGTCGATTGGGCATCAACCCCGTTAGGGCCAGTGGACGACTGGCCGCAGAGCCTTCGCACCGCCGTCAACATCCTGCTCGCTTCCCGGTTCCCGATGTGGATGGGGTGGGGACCAGAGCTGACCTTCTTCTGCAACGACGCTTATCGCCGAGACACCCTGGGCCGCAAATATCCCTGGGCGCTGGGCCGCCCGGCCAGCGAAGTGTGGGCCGAAATCTGGCCGGACGTCGGACCACGGGTCGAGCACGTCCTGTCCACCGGAGAGGCGACCTGGGACGAAGCCTTGCTGCTCATCCTCGAACGCTCGGGCTACCCAGAAGAGAGCTACCACACCTTCTCCTACAGCCCGCTGCGTGACGAGGACGCGCGCGTAGTCGGCATGCTTTGTGTGGTCAGCGAGGACACCGCACGAGTCATTGCCCAACGGCGCATGGCGATGCTGCGCGACCTGGGGTCGGACCCGAGCGTCGTGCGTACCGAGCGAGAAATGCTGAACTTCGCCGCCGACCAGCTCGCCAACAACCCGTACGATCTGCCCTTCACTGCGACTTATCTGTTCGGCGACGATGGGCATGCTCAGCTCGCGGGAGTCAGCGGGATATCCCCGGGGCATCCCGCCGCACCGGAAACCCTTACCCGCGATGGCGATTCGATATGGCCGCTGGAGAACGCCGAGCAAGGTCAAACACAGCTAGTCGACCTGGCCGGTCGCGCCACGGACCTACCCGCCGGCGCCTGGCGAAAGCCGCCGATACAGGCGGTGGTCGTGCCGCTGCTACAGCAGGGCGGCGCACCGGTCGGTTTCCTGGTCGCCGGGCTCAACCGGTACCGCCCATTCGACGACGGCTACCGCGGCTTCATCGAGTTGGTTGCCGGACACATCGCCGCCGGGGTGGTGAGTGCACGCAGCTATCGAGCCCAGCAACAGCGTGCGGAGGAACTGGCCGAACTCGATCGCGCCAAGACGACTTTCTTCTCCAATATCAGCCATGAGTTTCGGACGCCGCTGACGTTGATCCTCGGACCGGTCGACGAATTGCGCACCAAGGCAACGGGAATCGACGATCGCACCCGTCAGGAATTGGAGTTGGTACACCGCAACGGACTGCGGTTGGCCAAGCTGGTCAACACGTTGCTGGACTTCTCCCGGATCCAGGCAGGCAGGATGCAGGCGCTGTTCGAGCCCGTCGACGTCGCCTCCCTCACCGCCGAACTGGCCAGCGTGTTCCGATCGGCCATCGAGCGGGCCGGTCTGACGTTCACTGTGGACTGTCCACCGCTCGACGAACCGGTGTACCTGGACCGGGAGATGTGGGAAAAGGTGATCCTCAACCTGCTCTCCAACGCGCTGAAATTCACCTTCGAGGGTTCGATCACCGTCCGGGTCGGCCGCGAAGGTGCTGAGGCGGTGGTCACGGTCAGCGATACGGGGATCGGCGTGCCTGCCACCGAAATCCCTCGGCTGTTCGAACGTTTCCACCGGGTGGAAAGCTCGCGAGCGCGATCCACCGAGGGCAGCGGGATAGGCCTGGCACTGGTCAGAGAACTGGTCGGGCTGCACGGTGGCACCATCACCGCGGAAAGTGTGGAGGGGTCAGGCACCGCCTTCACGGTGCGTGTGCCCTTCGGCACCGCTCACCTGCCCGCCGACGAGATCGGCTCACCGCAGTCCGCCCGTGCCGTTTCCGGGGTGATCGCCCAACCGTATGTCCAGGAAGCCCTGCGGTGGCTGCCCAGTGGCACCACACCGGCGGACACCGGCACCACCGCCACCATGACGGCCATCACCCCGGCCGAAAAAGTTGGCGAGCGGATCCACGTAGTGGTCGCAGATGACAACGCCGACATGCGCGAGTACCTGACCAACTTGCTACGAACCTCAGGCTATGAGGTAACGGACGTCACCGACGGCAGCCAGGCGCTCGAAGTCATCCGCTCGCAGTTGCCCGAACTCGTCATCAGCGACGTCATGATGCCCAACCTCGACGGGCTGCAGCTGCTTGCGGCGCTGCGCAACGACCCACGCACCGCCGCCCTACCGGTTCTGCTGCTGTCCGCTCGCGCCGGGCAAGAAGCTTCCATCGAAGGGTTATTAGCGGGAGCCGACGACTACCTCGTCAAACCTTTCGCCGCTGCAGAGCTTCTCGCCCGGGTGCGCGCCAATGTCGAATTGGCTCGCTTGCGCGGCCATCAGTCCCGCTGGCGTGCGGCGTTGGTGGACTCATTGCAGGAGGCGTTTTTCGTCTGCGACGAAGACGGTGCCGTCATCGAGATCAACACCGCGTTCACCGAAATACTCGGCTACGGTCCCGAAGGATTGCCGTACCACCCCGTCCATCCTTGGTGGCCGAACAAAGAGACCGACTCCGAAGCGTTCCGGCAAGTTGAGGTCGCGTTCGAGGGGATGTTGAGCGACACCCACGGCACGTTCACCGCTCCCATCACGCACCGCGACGGGCAGCGCCGCTGGGTTGCGGTGACTTTCAACCATGCTGAAGATCCCGACTCGGGCCGGCGGGTGATGGTAGGCACCTTCCGCGATGTGACGGCCGAGCATTATCTTGTGCAACGCCAAACTGCTCTTGCTGCGCTCAATCAGCAACTGGCGCAGGCAGATACGCTCGATGACGCACTGCACGAGGCCACCGCCGAGCTGCTGCGGTTATGGCAGGCGCGGCGAATACTTGCCATAACCTTCGGCGATGCCGGGAAAACGGTCCCGCCGCATGTTGTGTGCGCCGGAGAACCGGCACAATGGAGCGACTTGCCAGCGCAACTACAGCAACGCATTTCGTCTTTACGTGAGGGCGACCTGCTCACTCCGCTCGCCGAGGAAGCCGGCGCGGCGGGTATTGCATTGCAGCATCCCAACGGTGTGTTGGTCATTTGGGTGGAGCTCGCCGAGCACCGGCCGTTCACCCCGGAGGACCAAACCTTGTTGACGGTTCTCAGCGGACGGCTCGGTCAGGGTCTGCAGCGCGTCTATCAATTGGACCAGCAACGCGAAACCGCCGTCGCACTTCAGCATGCGATGCTCGGGCCCGCAAGTCTCCCTGAGGGTTTCGCGGTGCGGTACCACCCCGCGAGCCGACCACTCAAGGTCGGCGGGGATTGGTATGACGTCGTCGACATCGACAAGGGCCGCGTTGCGTTGATCGTCGGTGATTGTGTCGGTCACGGCTTGTCCGCCGCCACGGTGATGGGTCAGTTGCGCAGCGCCTGCCGGGCCCTGCTGCTTGAGCAGACCAGTCCCAGCGCCGCGCTCACGGGTCTCGACCGGTTCGCCGCGCGGTTACCGGGGGCGCGCTGCACCACTGCATTCTGCGCGGTCCTCACCCTTGACACGGGTGAACTGGTGTATTCCAGCGCTGGGCATCCGCCGCCCATCTTGGTGCACGCTGACGGCACCAAAGCAAGGCTCGACGGCGGGCATGGGCTGCCCTTGGCGCTGCGCCCGGACTGGTCGCGGACCGAAGCGCGGGTGACCATGCCGCCGCGGGCGACGCTGCTGCTCTATACCGACGGGCTGGTGGAACGCCGCGGCCGCTCTATCGACGACGGTATGGACCGAGCTGCCGACGTGGTCCACGGCGGCCGTTCCGACTCCATCGACGAGGTGGCGGACAACTTGATGTCCCGGCTGGAACCGGGGGGTGGTTATCCGGACGACGTCGCCGTCCTGCTTTATCGCCAACCCGCACCGCTGACCATGAGATTCGTGGCCGACGCCAACCACTTGGGACCCAGTCGTGCCGCTTTGCGTAGCTGGTTGAGGCAGGCGGGAGTCGAACCCGAGCAGATCCAAGACGTGCTCATCGCCGCCGGCGAAGCCGTGGCCAACGCGATCGAGCATGGTCACCGTGACCGACCAGAAGGCACCGTCCTGTTGCAGGCCACCGCCGTCGTGGACCGGCTATGGGTGACGGTCACCGATTCCGGCAGCTGGAAACCGCCCCGCCAGACACCTGGGGTCAGTCGGGGCCGCGGCATCACCCTCATGCGAGGGCTGATGGAGGACTTGAGCATTCACTCCGATGACACTGGCACCACGGTGCAGATGTACGCGAGGATCGCCTGA
- a CDS encoding DUF1707 SHOCT-like domain-containing protein — MVSENTRAADSDRNDTCELLDAALADGQLSTEEHRERVSAATKALTLGELQTLVSDLQNRKLPTQPPSRTSSNRTWGIRVAVGLAVVVLGAGIAWGLHPKPTSSAASAHPPAPPAAIVSVGDTAIAPTKPIAPAPPQMLTLTGLTELLAQMRTQFGDTLGYQLNVYQDKAVVQRPDTANAHKIVQWVYRNGTWANQGPSTAVFSGSGVGDLSRFDVQAVLGVVHEAPTTLALFDAPETFLAIESRKDGTLYLNIHVSDNTRRSGSIVVGPDGSIAEIDRPPR; from the coding sequence GTGGTCAGCGAAAACACTCGCGCCGCCGATAGCGACCGCAATGACACATGCGAACTGCTCGACGCGGCGCTCGCAGACGGACAACTGTCGACCGAAGAGCACCGCGAGCGGGTGAGCGCCGCGACCAAGGCGCTTACCTTGGGCGAATTGCAGACGCTCGTGTCCGATCTGCAGAATCGAAAGCTACCGACCCAGCCGCCGTCGCGCACGTCGTCCAACCGCACCTGGGGCATTCGCGTCGCGGTGGGGTTGGCGGTGGTGGTGCTCGGCGCTGGGATTGCCTGGGGCTTGCACCCCAAGCCGACCTCGAGCGCTGCGTCAGCGCACCCTCCGGCTCCGCCCGCAGCCATCGTCAGTGTCGGCGACACCGCAATCGCCCCGACGAAGCCGATCGCACCGGCTCCCCCGCAAATGCTGACGCTCACCGGGCTCACCGAGCTGCTCGCCCAGATGCGGACGCAGTTCGGCGACACGCTGGGCTACCAGCTCAACGTCTACCAGGACAAGGCGGTCGTCCAGCGACCTGACACCGCCAATGCCCACAAGATCGTGCAATGGGTCTACCGCAACGGCACCTGGGCGAACCAGGGACCGAGCACAGCGGTCTTTTCCGGCTCCGGTGTGGGTGACCTCAGTCGGTTCGACGTGCAAGCGGTGCTGGGCGTGGTACATGAGGCGCCCACTACTCTGGCGCTCTTCGACGCGCCAGAGACGTTCTTGGCGATCGAAAGCCGCAAAGACGGCACGCTGTACCTCAACATCCACGTCTCGGACAACACGCGACGGAGCGGGTCCATTGTCGTCGGCCCGGACGGCAGCATCGCTGAGATCGACCGTCCACCCCGGTAG